From the genome of Cellvibrio japonicus Ueda107, one region includes:
- the hisH gene encoding imidazole glycerol phosphate synthase subunit HisH, translated as MAQQTVAVIDYGMGNLHSVASALAQVAPEQNVIVTADPAAVAAADRVVFPGVGAIRDCMAEIKRLGFDTLLREQIATGKPVLGICVGMQALMDHSEENGGVDCIGMLPGQVKFFGEQHKDAQGNPLKVPHMGWNQVHHNHHPLWADIAQDSRFYFVHSFYIHADEPSLVAATCDYGLEFHAALARDNLFAVQFHPEKSHTVGLQLLKNFLHWDGRA; from the coding sequence ATGGCCCAGCAAACAGTCGCCGTGATTGATTACGGCATGGGTAATCTCCATTCGGTAGCCAGTGCCCTGGCACAGGTTGCCCCCGAGCAAAACGTAATCGTTACAGCTGATCCTGCGGCAGTTGCGGCTGCCGACAGGGTGGTGTTTCCCGGTGTGGGGGCTATTCGCGATTGCATGGCAGAAATCAAGCGCCTGGGATTCGATACCCTGTTGCGCGAACAGATCGCCACCGGCAAACCGGTGCTGGGTATTTGCGTGGGCATGCAGGCTCTGATGGATCACAGCGAAGAAAATGGCGGTGTGGATTGCATTGGTATGTTGCCGGGCCAGGTAAAGTTTTTTGGCGAGCAGCACAAGGATGCCCAGGGCAATCCGCTCAAGGTGCCACACATGGGCTGGAACCAGGTGCATCACAACCATCACCCGCTCTGGGCGGATATTGCACAAGACAGCCGTTTTTATTTTGTGCACAGCTTTTATATCCACGCGGATGAACCGTCACTGGTGGCGGCCACCTGTGATTACGGTTTGGAATTCCATGCGGCCCTCGCGCGCGACAATTTATTTGCCGTGCAATTCCACCCGGAAAAAAGCCACACCGTTGGCCTGCAACTGTTAAAGAATTTTTTACATTGGGATGGGCGGGCTTAG
- the hisF gene encoding imidazole glycerol phosphate synthase subunit HisF yields MPLAKRIIPCLDVDNGRVVKGVKFLDIRDAGDPVEIAKRYNQEGADEITFLDITATHEGRDTTVHTVEKIASEVFIPLTVGGGIRTVDDIRTMLNAGADKVSINSAAVFNPDFVKAASDRFGAQCIVVAIDAKKVSAEGEMPRWEIFTHGGRKPTGIDAVEWAVKMAGYGAGEILLTSMDGDGTKKGYDLGVTRAISDAVPIPVIASGGVGNLQHLVDGVTLGRADAVLAASIFHFREYTLPQAKEFMRAQGIEVRL; encoded by the coding sequence ATGCCTCTCGCCAAACGCATAATTCCCTGCCTCGATGTCGATAACGGCCGCGTGGTGAAGGGCGTGAAATTCCTCGACATCCGCGATGCGGGTGATCCGGTGGAAATTGCCAAGCGCTACAACCAGGAAGGCGCAGACGAAATTACCTTCCTCGATATTACCGCCACCCACGAAGGCCGTGACACAACGGTGCACACTGTGGAAAAAATTGCCAGCGAGGTATTTATCCCGCTGACGGTTGGCGGAGGTATCCGTACGGTGGATGATATCCGCACCATGCTCAACGCCGGTGCCGATAAAGTGAGTATCAACTCGGCGGCGGTGTTTAATCCGGATTTTGTAAAAGCTGCGTCGGATCGTTTCGGCGCCCAGTGTATCGTCGTCGCCATTGATGCAAAAAAAGTCAGTGCTGAAGGTGAAATGCCACGCTGGGAAATCTTTACCCACGGCGGGCGCAAACCCACGGGCATCGATGCGGTGGAGTGGGCGGTAAAAATGGCCGGGTATGGTGCAGGTGAAATCCTGTTAACCAGCATGGATGGTGACGGCACCAAAAAAGGCTATGACCTGGGGGTGACGCGCGCGATCAGCGATGCCGTGCCGATTCCGGTGATTGCCTCCGGTGGTGTTGGTAACTTACAGCACCTGGTGGATGGCGTAACCCTCGGGCGTGCCGATGCCGTATTGGCGGCAAGTATCTTCCATTTCCGCGAATACACCCTGCCACAAGCCAAAGAATTTATGCGCGCTCAGGGCATCGAAGTGCGCTTATAA
- a CDS encoding disulfide bond formation protein B has product MLSIRQTNLLIFLGCTALILAAAYMEHVMKMVPCSLCITQRAFVILTGLIALAALIHHPATTGRRAYAVFGIISALLGAAFASRQLWLQSLPADQVPACGPGLAYIFEEFPLMEAFKLLLQGDGNCAHVDKIFGMSLAFWTLAAFIGLALVNLYQAIRKA; this is encoded by the coding sequence ATGCTCTCGATTCGCCAAACCAACCTGCTGATCTTCCTCGGCTGTACTGCCTTGATCCTCGCCGCTGCCTACATGGAGCATGTGATGAAGATGGTTCCCTGCTCACTGTGCATCACCCAGCGCGCCTTTGTCATTCTCACCGGACTGATCGCCCTCGCTGCCCTGATCCATCACCCGGCAACGACAGGCCGCCGCGCCTATGCAGTATTCGGGATAATCTCTGCACTGCTGGGCGCCGCTTTCGCCAGTCGCCAATTATGGCTGCAAAGCCTGCCCGCTGATCAGGTCCCCGCGTGCGGCCCCGGCCTGGCCTATATCTTTGAAGAATTCCCCTTGATGGAGGCATTCAAATTACTGCTGCAAGGTGATGGCAACTGTGCCCATGTGGACAAAATCTTCGGCATGAGCCTGGCCTTTTGGACCCTGGCGGCATTTATCGGCCTGGCCCTGGTTAATCTTTACCAGGCTATACGCAAAGCGTGA
- a CDS encoding HU family DNA-binding protein, producing MNKTDIVVAVANTVELSAHKADLVVSAFVEQITNALARGESVALLGFGSFQVSERAARTGRNPQTGEAIQIAASKSVSFKAGKALKDAVNE from the coding sequence ATGAATAAGACCGATATCGTTGTTGCTGTCGCGAATACAGTAGAACTCAGCGCTCACAAAGCTGACCTGGTGGTGTCCGCGTTTGTGGAGCAGATCACCAATGCGCTGGCGCGCGGTGAAAGTGTTGCCCTGTTGGGGTTTGGCTCTTTTCAGGTGAGTGAGCGCGCTGCCCGTACCGGTCGCAACCCGCAAACTGGTGAAGCAATCCAGATTGCTGCCAGCAAGAGCGTGAGCTTTAAGGCCGGCAAGGCACTGAAAGACGCCGTTAATGAATAA
- the hisA gene encoding 1-(5-phosphoribosyl)-5-[(5-phosphoribosylamino)methylideneamino]imidazole-4-carboxamide isomerase, which produces MLIIPAIDLKDGQCVRLRQGLMDDSTVFSDDPVAMARQWVDQGCRRLHLVDLNGAFEGKPVNGGVVTAIAKAYPGLPIQIGGGIRSAATIEYYLQAGVQSVIIGTKAVKEPQFVTDMCKAFPGHIIVGLDAKDGWVATDGWAEVSNVQATELAKRFEQDGVSSIVYTDIARDGMMQGVNVQATVTMAQASSIPVIASGGITNMDDIRALKAEAHKGICGAITGRAIYEGTLNMAEAQAYCDAN; this is translated from the coding sequence ATGTTGATTATCCCCGCAATTGATTTAAAAGATGGCCAGTGCGTGCGTTTGCGCCAGGGCTTGATGGACGATTCCACCGTGTTTTCCGATGACCCGGTGGCTATGGCCAGGCAATGGGTTGACCAGGGTTGCCGCCGTTTGCATTTGGTTGACCTGAACGGTGCCTTCGAAGGCAAGCCGGTGAATGGAGGTGTGGTCACTGCCATCGCCAAAGCCTATCCCGGTTTACCAATCCAGATTGGTGGAGGTATTCGCAGCGCTGCCACCATCGAGTATTACCTGCAAGCCGGTGTGCAGTCTGTGATTATTGGCACCAAGGCGGTGAAAGAGCCGCAGTTTGTCACCGACATGTGTAAGGCTTTCCCCGGTCACATTATCGTCGGACTGGATGCGAAAGACGGCTGGGTTGCCACCGATGGCTGGGCGGAAGTGTCCAATGTGCAAGCGACGGAACTGGCCAAGCGTTTTGAGCAGGATGGCGTGAGCAGCATCGTCTACACCGACATCGCGCGCGACGGCATGATGCAGGGCGTGAATGTGCAAGCCACAGTGACCATGGCACAGGCCTCCAGCATTCCGGTCATCGCCTCGGGCGGTATTACCAATATGGATGATATCCGCGCGCTCAAGGCCGAAGCCCACAAAGGTATTTGCGGTGCTATCACCGGCCGCGCGATTTACGAGGGCACACTCAATATGGCCGAAGCCCAGGCCTACTGCGACGCTAACTGA
- a CDS encoding flagellar basal body-associated FliL family protein has protein sequence MSSVNQHVQWDVAASVCYLEKVASNGEEMFMNLYVLRICMAIGLLLSSIMVPVWAAGGGDKIPEGINYIPVAPALIVNYGGPDSKTRYIKVELSIRAENAADTKTLMHHLPLIRDRLISIFSAQTEEALGSVEGKEKLRLEALAEINRVVHEIEYGADAATQHSIPANKPASDLLFNNFVVQR, from the coding sequence GTGAGTTCAGTGAATCAGCATGTGCAGTGGGACGTGGCTGCCAGTGTCTGTTATTTGGAAAAAGTGGCTTCCAATGGAGAAGAGATGTTTATGAACCTGTACGTTTTACGAATCTGTATGGCAATTGGCCTGCTCCTGTCATCTATTATGGTGCCTGTTTGGGCCGCAGGTGGCGGGGATAAGATTCCCGAGGGGATTAACTATATTCCGGTCGCGCCGGCGTTGATCGTCAATTACGGCGGCCCTGACAGCAAGACGCGCTACATCAAGGTGGAATTATCTATTCGCGCTGAAAATGCCGCTGATACCAAAACCCTGATGCATCACTTGCCATTGATTCGCGATCGGCTGATCAGCATTTTCAGTGCGCAAACTGAAGAGGCCCTGGGTTCGGTCGAGGGTAAGGAAAAGCTGCGTCTGGAGGCGCTGGCTGAAATCAACAGGGTTGTACATGAAATCGAGTATGGTGCCGATGCGGCGACACAACACTCGATACCGGCCAATAAGCCAGCCTCGGATTTGCTCTTTAATAATTTCGTGGTGCAGCGTTAA
- the ubiA gene encoding 4-hydroxybenzoate octaprenyltransferase, translating into MPGKSPKPTKNRSPRHKAPITNRWLTKATHYVQLMRLHRPIGILLLLWPTWWSLWLAAKGAPSLKNLVIFTLGVILMRSAGCVINDFADRRIDGHVERTRERPLATGAVSSREAIALFVVLCLAAFGLVLNTNLLTIQLSVGGLLLAFCYPFMKRYTHLPQVILGAAFAWGIPMAYAAEAGEIPAQAWLVYLVVVVWTVVYDTFYAMVDRPDDLKLGVKSTAILFGEQDRLITGILQAITLYTLLLVGKRFDLGSYYQLSLVAVAGLFIYQQWLIRYRARQACFKAFLNNNWVGFAIFTGIALDLALKT; encoded by the coding sequence ATGCCCGGTAAGTCACCCAAACCCACTAAAAACCGCAGCCCACGGCACAAGGCACCGATAACCAATCGCTGGCTGACCAAGGCTACCCATTACGTACAGCTGATGCGTCTGCACAGGCCTATAGGTATCCTGCTGCTGCTATGGCCAACCTGGTGGAGCCTCTGGCTGGCGGCCAAGGGGGCTCCCAGCCTGAAAAACCTGGTGATCTTTACCCTCGGGGTGATCCTGATGCGCTCGGCCGGCTGCGTCATCAACGACTTCGCTGACCGCAGGATCGACGGCCATGTAGAGCGTACCCGTGAACGCCCCCTGGCTACCGGCGCTGTTTCCAGCCGCGAAGCCATCGCCCTGTTTGTGGTGCTCTGCCTGGCTGCCTTTGGGCTGGTGCTTAACACCAACCTGCTGACTATCCAGCTATCCGTGGGTGGCCTGTTGTTAGCCTTCTGTTATCCCTTTATGAAGCGTTACACCCACTTGCCACAAGTGATCCTGGGGGCCGCCTTTGCCTGGGGGATTCCCATGGCCTATGCGGCTGAAGCCGGGGAGATTCCCGCACAAGCCTGGCTGGTTTACCTGGTTGTCGTTGTCTGGACGGTGGTCTATGACACCTTCTACGCCATGGTGGACAGGCCCGATGACCTCAAGTTGGGCGTCAAATCCACCGCCATCCTGTTTGGCGAGCAGGACAGGCTCATCACCGGTATCCTCCAGGCCATCACCCTCTACACCCTGCTGTTGGTGGGCAAGCGCTTTGACCTTGGCAGTTACTACCAGCTCAGCCTGGTTGCCGTGGCCGGGTTATTCATCTACCAGCAATGGCTGATCCGCTACCGCGCCCGTCAAGCCTGCTTTAAGGCCTTTCTCAACAACAACTGGGTAGGATTTGCCATATTTACCGGTATAGCGCTGGATCTGGCCCTAAAAACATGA
- a CDS encoding chorismate--pyruvate lyase family protein, with protein sequence MLPHPASVPLRWRPVQHWPRANRPNLALRDWLSHEGSLTARLQQRSQGYFQVHILRQHLALPHLDERQLLGQYRRPSLALIREVILQGRGEDWVFARSVLPLQSLTGRLRHLRHQGSKPLGAFLFSRPDLARSPIELACISPQQGYVPISLYQQAQHLWGRRSVFYLDRKPLLVSEVFLPSFCQGLAHSQPR encoded by the coding sequence ATGCTGCCCCACCCAGCCAGTGTTCCCCTGCGCTGGCGCCCCGTGCAGCACTGGCCCCGGGCAAACAGACCAAACCTGGCACTGCGCGACTGGTTAAGCCATGAAGGTTCACTCACCGCAAGGCTGCAACAGCGAAGCCAGGGGTACTTCCAGGTGCACATACTGCGCCAGCACCTGGCACTACCGCACCTGGACGAGCGCCAACTCCTCGGCCAATACCGACGCCCATCCCTGGCATTGATACGCGAGGTCATCCTGCAAGGTCGCGGAGAAGACTGGGTATTTGCCCGCAGCGTCCTGCCTTTACAGAGCCTCACCGGCCGCCTGCGGCATTTGCGCCACCAGGGCAGCAAGCCCCTGGGAGCCTTCCTGTTCAGCCGCCCGGACCTGGCGCGCAGCCCCATCGAACTGGCCTGTATCAGCCCGCAACAGGGCTATGTTCCCATTAGCCTCTACCAGCAGGCGCAGCACCTCTGGGGAAGGCGCTCGGTTTTCTACCTCGACCGCAAACCCTTGCTGGTCAGTGAAGTCTTTCTCCCCAGCTTTTGCCAGGGTCTGGCACACTCTCAACCACGCTAA
- the gshA gene encoding glutamate--cysteine ligase has protein sequence MSQISPIATALLQLLAKPSVNTSLGGIMRGLEKESLRVTPEASLAQTDHPAGLGSALTHPHITTDYSEALLEFITQPFTKVEPLLDQLEQIHRFTYQQLPVGERLWPTSMPCHLGPDDNIPVARYGTSNSGLMKTIYRIGLGHRYGRSMQTIAGIHYNFSLPDSFWQQLQAHVGDQQSLQDFKTERYFALIRNFRRHFWLLIYLFGASPAVGACFVKRRDHQLQPFPGHQDTLYTPYATSLRMGDLGYQSDAQKSLVVNYNNLSDYLKTLCGAITQSHPAYERIGVKDTEGNYQQLNTSLLQIENEFYSSIRPKRTSKRGETALQALRLRGVEYVEVRCVDLNPYEPLGITAEQIRVMDSFLLFCLLSESPAMDEQEFYQGQENQKRVVNQGRDPALTLLSGDTQRPLRLWAGEVLAQMQGCAELLDQAQSSTAHQQALEQQLQKLENPSLTPSAQLLADMQEADQGFIRFTLAQAERQRAHFARNPLKGSELARFRQMSEESQAEQVQLETSQLLSFDEYLANYYAQYQGCSCGC, from the coding sequence GTGTCACAGATTAGCCCTATAGCCACAGCGCTGTTACAGCTGCTGGCTAAACCCTCCGTTAATACCAGCCTTGGCGGCATCATGCGCGGATTGGAGAAGGAAAGCCTGCGCGTAACTCCGGAGGCTTCGCTGGCGCAAACAGATCACCCGGCAGGATTGGGCTCAGCACTTACCCACCCCCATATCACTACCGACTACAGCGAGGCCCTGCTGGAATTTATTACCCAGCCCTTTACCAAGGTTGAGCCTTTACTGGACCAGTTGGAACAGATCCATCGCTTTACCTATCAACAGCTGCCTGTTGGCGAGCGCCTGTGGCCCACCAGCATGCCCTGCCATCTGGGTCCCGACGACAATATTCCCGTTGCCCGTTACGGCACCTCCAACTCAGGCCTGATGAAGACGATTTACCGTATAGGCCTGGGGCACCGCTATGGGCGCTCCATGCAAACTATCGCGGGCATCCATTACAACTTCAGCCTACCTGATAGTTTCTGGCAGCAATTGCAGGCCCATGTGGGGGATCAACAATCCCTGCAAGATTTCAAGACCGAACGCTATTTCGCCCTGATCCGCAATTTCCGTCGCCATTTCTGGTTATTGATTTACCTGTTTGGCGCCTCACCTGCCGTAGGTGCTTGTTTCGTAAAGCGGCGCGACCACCAACTGCAACCCTTCCCGGGGCACCAGGACACGCTTTACACACCCTATGCGACTTCCCTGCGTATGGGCGACCTGGGCTACCAGAGTGATGCGCAGAAATCCCTAGTGGTGAATTACAACAACCTGAGCGATTACCTGAAAACCCTGTGCGGCGCCATTACCCAGAGCCATCCGGCTTATGAACGCATCGGCGTTAAGGATACTGAAGGCAATTACCAGCAACTTAATACCAGCCTGTTGCAGATCGAAAACGAGTTCTACTCCAGTATCCGCCCCAAACGTACCAGCAAGCGCGGAGAAACCGCTTTACAAGCCTTGCGCCTGCGTGGTGTTGAGTATGTAGAAGTACGTTGTGTCGACCTAAACCCCTATGAGCCCCTGGGTATTACTGCCGAGCAAATCCGGGTCATGGATAGCTTCCTGTTGTTCTGCCTGTTAAGCGAAAGCCCGGCGATGGATGAGCAGGAGTTTTACCAGGGACAGGAAAACCAGAAGCGTGTTGTTAACCAGGGGCGCGACCCCGCACTGACATTACTCAGCGGTGATACACAGCGCCCCTTGCGCCTGTGGGCAGGAGAAGTGTTGGCACAAATGCAAGGCTGTGCCGAACTGCTTGACCAGGCACAATCCAGTACTGCGCACCAGCAGGCGCTGGAGCAGCAATTACAGAAACTGGAAAACCCGTCATTAACGCCATCCGCGCAGCTACTGGCCGATATGCAGGAGGCGGACCAGGGGTTTATCCGCTTTACCCTGGCGCAAGCCGAGCGCCAGCGCGCGCACTTTGCCCGGAACCCCTTAAAGGGTTCCGAGCTGGCGAGATTCCGACAGATGAGTGAGGAGTCGCAGGCGGAGCAGGTACAACTGGAGACCAGCCAGCTGCTCAGCTTTGACGAATACCTGGCAAATTACTACGCCCAGTATCAGGGGTGCAGCTGTGGCTGTTAA
- the hisB gene encoding imidazoleglycerol-phosphate dehydratase HisB yields the protein MSDRIAQVTRNTLETKISVSLNLDGAGKGVFNTGVPFLEHMMDQIARHGMIDLDVTCDGDTHIDDHHSVEDIGITIGQAIAKAVGDKKGIRRYGHAYVPLDEALSRVVIDFSGRPGLVMDIPFTQKRIGQFDTELFWEFFQGFVNHAGVTLHVDNLRGHNAHHQIETVFKAFGRALRMALEKDPRMEGIMPSTKGSL from the coding sequence ATGTCCGACCGTATCGCCCAGGTCACCCGCAACACCCTGGAAACCAAAATCAGCGTTAGCCTTAATCTGGATGGCGCCGGTAAGGGTGTATTCAACACGGGAGTTCCCTTCCTTGAACACATGATGGATCAGATTGCCCGCCACGGGATGATTGATCTGGATGTGACCTGTGATGGCGACACCCATATTGATGACCACCACTCGGTAGAAGATATCGGCATCACCATCGGCCAGGCAATTGCCAAGGCGGTTGGCGATAAAAAAGGTATTCGCCGCTATGGCCATGCCTATGTGCCACTGGACGAAGCGCTGTCGCGCGTGGTGATTGATTTCTCCGGTCGCCCCGGTTTGGTCATGGATATTCCCTTTACCCAAAAGCGCATCGGCCAGTTTGATACCGAGTTGTTCTGGGAGTTTTTCCAGGGCTTCGTCAACCACGCCGGTGTAACCCTGCATGTCGATAACCTGCGCGGCCACAATGCCCATCACCAGATCGAAACCGTGTTCAAGGCCTTTGGTCGCGCCCTGCGTATGGCGCTGGAAAAAGATCCGCGTATGGAAGGCATCATGCCTTCTACAAAAGGCAGCCTCTAA
- a CDS encoding FKBP-type peptidyl-prolyl cis-trans isomerase, with protein MFNKRLLVLGLMAASTTLIVGCKEEAKQDDSAKLTTLEQKANYIIGQNIGRNLKNGGLAIEPESLALALADIRDGKDSRISEEEMQKIMQEVQEKAIAKQEEEQKKLSEENQTKGKAFLDENKAKEGVVATESGLQYKVITEGKGAKPKATDTVTVHYTGKLIDGTEFDSSAKHGQPATFPLDGVIPGWTEALQLMPQGSKWEIYIPSELAYGAGGQGPIPPSSTLIFEVELLEIKAPEAAAN; from the coding sequence ATGTTCAACAAACGTTTATTAGTTCTCGGCCTTATGGCTGCCTCCACCACGCTGATTGTCGGTTGTAAAGAAGAAGCCAAACAAGATGACAGCGCCAAACTCACCACCCTTGAGCAAAAAGCCAACTACATTATCGGCCAGAACATTGGCCGTAACCTGAAGAATGGCGGCCTGGCGATAGAGCCTGAGTCCCTGGCCCTGGCCCTGGCTGATATACGCGATGGCAAAGACTCGCGTATCAGCGAAGAAGAAATGCAAAAAATCATGCAGGAAGTGCAGGAAAAAGCGATTGCCAAGCAGGAAGAAGAACAGAAAAAACTGAGCGAAGAAAACCAAACCAAGGGTAAGGCTTTCCTCGACGAGAACAAGGCTAAAGAAGGTGTCGTAGCCACCGAGAGCGGCCTGCAGTATAAAGTGATCACCGAAGGTAAAGGTGCCAAGCCCAAGGCAACGGATACCGTGACCGTTCACTACACCGGCAAGCTGATTGATGGCACCGAGTTTGACAGCTCTGCCAAACACGGCCAACCGGCCACCTTCCCGCTGGATGGTGTTATCCCCGGCTGGACCGAAGCCCTGCAATTGATGCCGCAGGGTTCCAAATGGGAAATTTACATTCCTTCTGAACTGGCCTACGGTGCTGGTGGCCAGGGTCCAATCCCACCATCATCTACCCTGATTTTCGAAGTAGAGCTGCTGGAAATTAAAGCGCCGGAAGCGGCTGCTAACTAA
- a CDS encoding dicarboxylate/amino acid:cation symporter gives MSLTTKILIGMLLGFLLGAGFNLLAGVEKGPDGQLLPLTGVALWLQTYLIEGLFDALGQIFIASLKLLVVPMVFVSLVCGAAALGGHSRMGIMAGKTVIYYTLTSVIALTLAVGFALLIQPGAGVQMDMAVNFTPPESPSIKSMLIDIFPSNPVAAMVEANMLQIIVFAILFGIAISRTTGESGKVISSFFNSLNDVVISLVMLLMQFAPYGVFCLLVKLFSQLGFGAILDLAKYFFTVLFVLLLHGVVIYGLLIRSLTGLSPVTFFKKQWKVMLFAFSTATSSATMPFNMRVCRDEMGVDNKIASFAIPLGATINMDGTSIMQGVAAIFIAQAFGIDLGIGGYLMIILTATLASIGTAGVPSVGLVTLAMVLQSVGLPVEGIALIIGVDRLLDMTRTAVNITGDSVGAIVVAKSEGMLDEERYRDMNASMEGEPIENAGTQTPDPVEKPDFQEK, from the coding sequence ATGAGCCTGACCACAAAAATTCTGATCGGGATGCTGCTGGGGTTTCTCCTGGGCGCGGGATTCAATTTGCTGGCAGGGGTTGAAAAGGGCCCGGACGGCCAGCTGCTTCCGCTCACTGGTGTGGCGCTGTGGCTGCAAACTTACCTGATAGAGGGGTTGTTTGATGCCTTGGGGCAAATCTTTATCGCCTCGCTCAAGCTACTGGTTGTCCCCATGGTATTTGTGTCCCTGGTGTGCGGTGCTGCGGCCCTGGGTGGTCACAGTCGCATGGGAATTATGGCGGGTAAGACCGTTATTTATTACACCCTGACCTCGGTGATTGCCCTGACACTGGCGGTTGGTTTTGCACTGCTGATCCAGCCGGGTGCCGGGGTGCAAATGGATATGGCGGTTAATTTTACCCCACCGGAAAGCCCGTCGATCAAGAGCATGCTGATTGATATCTTCCCCAGTAATCCGGTGGCGGCCATGGTGGAAGCCAACATGTTGCAGATCATTGTGTTTGCAATTTTGTTCGGTATTGCGATTTCTCGCACCACCGGGGAATCGGGCAAGGTAATTAGTTCGTTTTTTAATAGCCTTAATGATGTTGTGATCAGCCTGGTGATGTTGCTGATGCAATTCGCGCCCTATGGGGTTTTTTGCCTGTTGGTTAAATTGTTTTCCCAATTGGGGTTTGGCGCGATCCTGGATTTGGCTAAATACTTTTTCACCGTGCTATTTGTGTTACTGCTGCACGGTGTAGTGATTTATGGATTGTTAATCCGCAGCCTGACCGGGTTGAGCCCGGTGACCTTTTTCAAAAAACAATGGAAGGTGATGTTGTTTGCTTTCAGCACGGCCACCAGCAGTGCCACCATGCCTTTTAATATGCGCGTGTGTCGCGATGAGATGGGCGTAGACAACAAGATCGCCAGTTTTGCCATTCCTCTGGGGGCAACCATTAATATGGATGGCACTTCCATCATGCAGGGGGTTGCCGCTATTTTTATTGCCCAGGCATTTGGTATAGACCTGGGCATTGGCGGTTACCTGATGATTATCCTCACCGCTACCCTGGCCTCTATAGGCACAGCGGGTGTGCCCAGTGTAGGCCTGGTGACCCTGGCTATGGTGCTGCAATCAGTAGGGTTACCGGTGGAGGGGATTGCGTTGATTATCGGCGTAGATCGGCTGCTGGATATGACGCGCACAGCGGTCAATATCACCGGCGATTCTGTCGGTGCGATAGTGGTGGCTAAAAGTGAGGGTATGTTGGACGAAGAGCGCTACCGCGACATGAATGCCTCCATGGAGGGCGAGCCCATAGAAAACGCCGGCACCCAAACTCCTGATCCTGTGGAAAAACCCGATTTCCAGGAAAAATAG
- a CDS encoding Rsd/AlgQ family anti-sigma factor has translation MLENCKSAKERWGGVSEIIDRWLEERQQMLVQYCDLSALEATDANEALRGHKLRELCQILVDYVSAGHFEIYDQLIKEGREFEDEEALQEAGKLYAVVDETTETLLDFNDKYLETDDLGSLSDDLSRLGESLETRFSAEDRMISVLHTSHKDLVN, from the coding sequence ATGTTAGAAAACTGCAAAAGTGCCAAAGAACGCTGGGGTGGTGTCAGCGAGATCATCGACCGCTGGCTTGAAGAGCGCCAGCAGATGCTGGTGCAATACTGTGACCTGAGCGCACTCGAAGCGACAGATGCCAATGAAGCCCTGCGCGGTCACAAACTGCGTGAGCTGTGCCAAATTCTGGTGGATTACGTTTCCGCCGGGCACTTTGAAATTTACGATCAACTGATCAAGGAAGGACGCGAGTTTGAAGATGAAGAAGCCCTGCAGGAAGCCGGCAAGCTCTATGCTGTGGTAGATGAGACCACGGAAACCCTGTTGGACTTCAATGACAAGTACCTGGAAACGGACGACCTGGGGAGCCTGAGCGACGACCTGTCACGTTTGGGTGAATCATTGGAAACCCGTTTCAGTGCTGAAGACCGCATGATCTCTGTCCTGCATACATCGCACAAAGATCTGGTGAACTAA